The stretch of DNA ATGTTACTGTTAATTTTATACCTATAGATGTAAATGAAAGCTTCAGGTATCATCCCAGCAATCGAGCCGCATATGTAAGGACCAAACTTCATGTTCGTCACGGTTACAGCATAATTAAATATTGTGTATGGGAATGGTGAGATCCTGAAGAGGGCCACGACACGAAACTGTTGGAACCAGTTGCCTTCGCCTGCCAATCTGATTACTGCAGTCTGCTGAGGCCATTTCTTTAACCATGCCTGAAGGAATTAAAAAAGAACAACTAGATTAGCATTAAAGTTCATCGAATTAATAGTATGAGAATACGGACGCAAGAGATGCACGTACGTGTATGCGGTCGCGGAACAACGAGCCAATCCAAAATGGTAATATCATGCCAATGGTAGTTCCTACCATGATAATAACAAACCCTAGACCGTATCCGAAAATCATCCCAGCTAACCACATGGAGGGTCCAGAAGGGACTAGAATAACCGGGAAGAGAGCCAAAGAGGCGATGAGAACGAGGGCGAGTACAGGCCGACCAAAGGCAGTTGCTTCCCATTGCATGATTGGCAACAAAATCTACAAAAGCATGTGAAACATCATGTCAATAATGATAAACACCACTGAAATATGAGGGGGGAAAAACTATTCACAAAGTTAAAGCTAGATTTTTTTAGGTTTTACTCAATGGCTAAAAAAATGAGGATTGAGTAAATCTATTGACTAGATAGACAGTTTTAGTACCTTCAAaagtgtaaaataataataataaataaagacaGATATAGCGGGTGCTGCAATTGTGTGGCAAGATACTTCCTTATTGCACGTAATTGCAGAGGCTCTTCTTTTTATGCATCATAAACTTATGATTAAGTAGAAAGAACAATAAGAAGTTGAATGAACTCcaccaagaaaaaaaagatgtaaAAACTGCATATAAGAATGCAAGTCATTCAGCAATCTGAAACAATTGGAGTGAAAGAGAAAAGGAGCAAAGCAAACTTAATAGGCAACTATTTTACATAAATAACATCTACATCTGGCAAGATAATGAGATTCAAGATCTGGTAAGACTAATTAGAATCCGGTATATTTCTGGTCAAAATATATGTAATAGGGGCTAGTTCTGGCCCTGATAACTTGATACAAACCCATAAAATCCTTGAATAAATGGATAATGGGGAACAATgtgtcattttaaaaattttccaaCTGATAAACTATCTGAATTCTCGACCTCTAACTTCAAAAATGTTACaagaaaaaagtaataataaaagaaatccTATCAGCATGCAAACTGGAGTTGTTATATGGAACTCGATGCTTGCAACTCCAAACAACTTAACAACCAAGGGAGCAAACAACAGACTCTTATTCTCGTGCCAACATAAAAGgaaaaagcatgaaaaattGTCATAGATAGGTTGACGAAAGCTGTCGCAATTACCTTTTCAAAGGCAAAAGGAATTCCCCATTTCACAAAGACGAAAGCAAGTATTAGCAAAAGCAGGCAGACTAATAGAGCCTTCATCCACCAGAGAAAGGGCTTTGACTTTGCCGGCTCGAGTGATTCTATCACATTAGGGTTTGCTGTTATGGTTTCACTTGGCATTACCAGCCTTGCATACTCATCCTCCTTCACATGTTGCTCAGGGTTTTCCGAGTCCTTTTCTGGCATCTGAGATGAAGTTGGCATCTTGATAAAGATTCTATAAATTCTGTTCAGCAAGACAGCAAAAAAAAACACCAGAAAGAAGAGTCCATTTTAATCAAGAGAAACACGCAAGGAAATATAGTTCACAAACCCGGAAAAGCAACAATAGCCTAATAGTCAGATTTTTAAGAGAAAATGCATAAGAAATCAAAACAACTCGCAAGAAGACTCCAGTGCAAGAGAGGTGACAAATGAGTAAACAAATGCCCTACAAAATATTGCTTTCTCAAGGCAGTTCTTCAAAAGCTGAAATCAACTCAAACTTACACTTCTCTGCATGGTCAGCTTTATGCGCCAAAGAATCAGATAGTTCATGATAACTTAATGAATTATTTAGGGGATCCTTTTAGTAGTTCATATCACGCATAACCTGCTTGAAGCCCTTCAAATCAAGCCCAGATACATTTTATTGTTACTAGTATACCTTATCTTTTTTATAACTTAACGAGTTGTGTTAAGGTTAAAACCCTCCATAGGACAAGGAACACAAGTACAAATACCGCCCTCATCTCTTGTGTCATGGTGATTTCATAAAGTTAATGAAGTAAAAGTAGATTGTCGTCCCATGATAATGATAAGGGGGCTGACTTCTTGAAAAGAAGGTACTTGGAGATGTCTAATTTTCCCCGAGTAAAGACATACATTATGGAACAACCCAACTCTCACAAGGCCATGTGAAATTACATGATTAAGAAATTTATTCGAAATCACAACTTCACCAAAGCTGTCAGaccaataaattttataatattatttactaGATGTCAAGAGGAAACTAAAGgcaaaaatgaatggctaagGGTGCATTATTCGTGTTTTTTTGCGCTTCCTTTCCGCAAGTTCTTTGCAGCTAAAGGCGCCTAGGAATGCActtctttaatttattactGTTGTTCAGCTTGGAAATTCATCTTTTTTAAGAAAGCAAACGATAAAGAAAATTTACTTCAGTATTTCCCTTTTTTGTTATCAAGGAAAAAAAACTCATAACTATAGAAGATACAACATTACTGAAGATCGTCTGTAAGATGTTTTATCCTTACGACTTAACCAAATACATTAACAATCTCAAACACGCATAGAGTTAGCAAAATTACTTTAAAGCACAATAGACATCAAAAGCGCAAACGGAATAATAATGTCAAATTAACCACCGAACTCTCTTTCCTGTCATTGCACTTCCTACTAGATTTTGCACTAAGGGGGCATCTGGATTGATGTAACTGCAATTTGGCCGTACATCAAACTCATAAAGAGCAAGCAAAACTATTAGTTCAATCATCAATCATGACTAAACAACGAGATCCAGCGGCACGCCATGAGCTCAATCCCTCGAAAAACAATTTTCTCTCAGAATGCTCCGAAGTCATTTTCCATGGAAAGATCCAGTATGTATCAGAAGCAGATCTCGCAATTTCATCACAGTTGATAGCAGGACCAAAATTTTTGTCTTACTGAACTTCATTTACAGCCAATTATATTTCCGTCACTCCAAACGCCCTCTAATGTTCCGAAATTTTCATGATTATACATGAGAATCAGGCTGATTGGAAATTGTGAATTAAAGTTATCACGCTATGTTCATAACCAAGGCCTGCTAATACATATTGATTTTGGATCATTCGTTTCATTTTTATATCCTGCGAAGTAAAAGCTCGTCCACACCAATTCACATCCTACATAGAAGCCCATGATAATTCCTTAATCCCCAATTCACTTCATAAAGATTCTCGGAAAGTAAGTTCCTAATATTATCCAGCTCCCAGTTGAATTTCACAACAAATTTGCATCACGAATCCACGCAAGGCATCATTAAACCCTACTGCGTGATTCAAGAGCTCAACTTCTGTGCAACACCACGAACAATtaaaagaaggggaaaaaaacaaaagattaaaaaaaaaaaaaaaagaagcttaaAAAGGTAGGTAATCGATTTCTTTCAATCTTTCCGCGAGCATCGTCATCACGAGCTAATGAGAACgccataaataaatttattaatctcTCTCAACCTAACAGCATCTGTACCAGGGAAACCCCAATCTAacgaatcaaacaaaaaaaaaagaagcaaaataaaaggaaaaataaaggGAAAGGCGATCGATGTCATACCTTgcacgaagaggagagagagagagaaagagaaaaacagagagagggagggaaggaggaggaaagaagaaggaagagggaAGGGGGGTGTTTGTTAGTTGGGTGTGATTGGATTTCTCGGTCGGGGAACAAAAGCGGtctgaaaaagagaaagaaggaaataATGATGTGATTCAAAtgaagcctctctctctctccgtctcgAGAAAGCAAGCAAGAAAGAAGCAACAGTGAAAGCAACAGCAGCAATGCTCGTATTTACGAAAATGCCACTCCCTCTTTCCGGGCCCTGTAACTCGGAGGCACGCTTCGGCCCCAAGGAAACAAACTTGTGCAGGGAGCAAGCATTTAAGTTCTGTGGATCGTCCCAAACGGTACCATACGGTACAAAAAATTTACATACGTTGACGTATAAtagcataaaattttattttttttaataaaatatgtcaattatttattatgtatttatattaaattttttaaattagtaatttggagaataaagggttttgaaTTGTGCTATTGGTACGAAGACTATATCGTGTCGATATCTTACTGGCACAATACGACACGGTCGATACGGCTCGTACCTATagacactttaatccttgataGGGGGCTCTTCAATTATATAATACTTAcaccgatcgtccctagcgcaagtggcaaaagacttagtagttgatatccgagatcctaagttcgaatcctaatttattcatatttctagttaagtttatttctaaaaaaataaacaaagcggatatatatagttgagttggaatgctatcgatagcaagcGACCTTTGTTGCCACCCGTTTGTTTTCGaagatggagcttccaaatcgacgatcggcaccgttgaacatgatctataccacttgaagtatctagaaatcaaatttcaagtctTTTCGACATCagtgacctaatgatcaaagcgtttcaaaatttataattttaatggtcgatataagacattttctcgtttaacaatataaaaatatccaaatcaattgaattttggttataaaattttttaaactaaatagAACAAGATCTaaactcttgatcttgattacaagactcctatcatcactttttaaaggctattcattttcagccgttcatttttgtgtccacttgatggacaagagaacaatattggaaaaatataaaatttgatttctagatgtctcaggtggtatagatcatgttcaacgataccgatcatcgatttggaggctccatcatcgaaaacaagtcCGTAGCAACAgagctcgtttactaccgatagcattctagcttaactctatatatatatatatagagagagagagagactgaggctactatatatactcttatgagtatagaaccccttatactcataaatttttaaccgttgattgatgggatgtgtggttaggatgatggtggtttccacttagaatgataataGTCCCCacagggttgagtgggtagttggttgaatagtataatctagcgggtgaaaatgattaatggaataaatctaagggccgaaaacttatgagtataaaggagccaatactcataaaagtatagtaaccggactcatatatatatatatatatatatatatatataatacttacacTGCATAATTAATAAtcagttaattaaatattttttgaaaaaaaataataaatatgggTGAAAAAGGAATAATCTGATTGACTGAGAACACCATATCAGTAATATAACCGGtgtattctagatttttttctCTAACAACTTCCTTTAAAGTGTCTTTAAGCCTAGCtagcggaacgcaatattacgttcGGAAataaacatgatatttttctctcgtcgtttctcaccgcatgtaatacaatctctccgcaatcccaaacgaagtctTTAATCTATTACTAcctattacttttatttttattccaaattttaattttttttaaaaaatagtattaaaaaatatcaaacaacCATCAGATGGAAACAACCTTAACATGTAGTAGTGGATTCGGGcccaaggaaaaaaagaaaactcttgTAGAAAGCTCTTCAACAACACCTCTTCAAGGTGCCCTGATCTATCGCTATTTTTGTTcaagattataattttttaaaaattta from Ananas comosus cultivar F153 linkage group 18, ASM154086v1, whole genome shotgun sequence encodes:
- the LOC109724521 gene encoding transmembrane protein 64-like codes for the protein MPTSSQMPEKDSENPEQHVKEDEYARLVMPSETITANPNVIESLEPAKSKPFLWWMKALLVCLLLLILAFVFVKWGIPFAFEKILLPIMQWEATAFGRPVLALVLIASLALFPVILVPSGPSMWLAGMIFGYGLGFVIIMVGTTIGMILPFWIGSLFRDRIHAWLKKWPQQTAVIRLAGEGNWFQQFRVVALFRISPFPYTIFNYAVTVTNMKFGPYICGSIAGMIPEAFIYIYSGRLIRTLADMKYGNYTMTPVEIVYNVFSFVIAIVITIAFTVYARRALNDLKKEEAIAGNDTLDRRGGSVVLGELPHERLGAQPSVLLGGLPHERSGAQPSLSNAV